A single Cucumis melo cultivar AY chromosome 4, USDA_Cmelo_AY_1.0, whole genome shotgun sequence DNA region contains:
- the LOC127148774 gene encoding uncharacterized protein LOC127148774 gives MCYVCNVQRLFVLDFNDQAMNRFVEHQMLTTFKEFRADCHRHFKKYSDPEEARANPPNTLVGRDEDWHFLCDHYISRAFQEQSRTNKAARQKQPYNHSSGSKSFLQRQYELAERRGQPVDRMELFRETHVRAGIFVSQAAEDAHVSYTLINYPLLLYIFARYLT, from the exons atgtgttatgtttgtaatgtgcagcgattgtttgtgcttgatttcaatgatcaagcaatgaacagatttgttgagcatcagatgctcacgacctttaaagagttccgggccgactgtcatagacatttcaaaaagtacagcgacccggaggaggctcgtgccaacccaccaaacacattggttggacgtgatgaggattggcacttcctctgcgaccattatatcagccgtgcattccag gagcaatcacggacaaacaaggctgctagacagaagcagccttacaatcatagtagcgggtccaagtcgtttctacaacgacagtatgagctcgctgaaagaagagggcagccggtcgatcgtatggaattgttccgggaaacacacgttcgagctgggataTTCGTGTCGCaagccgccgaggatgcgcatgtaagttatacccttattaattatccacttttattatatatttttgcgcgttacctaacataa